One genomic segment of Chitinophaga sancti includes these proteins:
- a CDS encoding chloride channel protein, with amino-acid sequence MKNSKYIRKYHSFLRFKQDFQRYSLKKARSYEVVFHWLRSKMNRKQFLILSGILVGIAAGLAGVGLKMLVHYIHYVITYKVHFSTQVIFYALFPFLGIVLTTLTVSWFFKGESRKGIPAILYEVAQNSSLVPSVKMYSQIIQSAITIGFGGSAGLESPIAVTGAAIGSNYARTYLLGYKERTLLLAAGATAGIAAAFNAPIAGVMFAFEILLTGVVFSDFIPLILAAVCGSLLSKIILQEDVLFHFESRHPFNYHNVPYYLVLGILCGFYARYFVVVSQKIEYLFHKLSWSKLQKAILGGIVVSLLCVLLPPLFGEGYLSVKSLANGDIGGIMQHTLLRFMPLKGWIILLFTGCICLVKVFSTAFTIHSGGNGGNFAPSLFAGSFLGYFFAMICTQLGITDVPVVNLVIVGMAGVMSGVLYAPLTAIFLIAESSSGYDLFIPLMIVSTSSYLIGKWFSQISPDLKELADAGKIFTNEHDKNILSILKVEDLIEKDVQEIDIHSSLRQLVELVKYGKRNIVAVVNQHHVLEGIITMEDLRPVMFNHNLYDTVTVMDLMKEVPAAIQLEDSTVSVLQKLDEVNAWDLPVIKEGRLIGFISKSDILNRYRQLLHEYSDLDN; translated from the coding sequence ATGAAGAATTCAAAGTATATACGTAAATATCATAGTTTCTTACGGTTTAAACAGGATTTTCAACGTTATAGTTTAAAAAAGGCAAGGAGTTACGAGGTTGTTTTTCATTGGCTAAGGAGTAAGATGAACCGAAAACAGTTTCTTATACTGTCAGGTATATTAGTTGGTATTGCTGCTGGTTTAGCTGGTGTAGGTCTGAAAATGTTAGTGCATTATATTCATTATGTGATTACGTATAAAGTACATTTTAGCACACAGGTAATATTTTATGCACTGTTTCCTTTTCTTGGTATTGTATTAACCACACTTACAGTATCGTGGTTTTTCAAAGGTGAGTCCCGCAAAGGTATACCTGCAATTCTTTATGAGGTTGCCCAAAATAGCAGTCTGGTACCATCGGTAAAAATGTATTCGCAGATCATACAAAGCGCTATTACTATAGGCTTTGGAGGTTCTGCAGGATTGGAAAGTCCAATTGCAGTTACGGGAGCTGCTATCGGTTCTAATTATGCCCGAACTTATCTTCTTGGATATAAAGAAAGAACCCTATTACTGGCAGCTGGTGCAACGGCAGGTATTGCTGCCGCATTTAATGCACCAATAGCAGGTGTGATGTTTGCTTTTGAAATACTCCTTACTGGTGTTGTTTTTTCAGACTTCATTCCATTGATATTGGCAGCCGTATGTGGTAGTTTGCTCTCTAAGATTATTTTGCAGGAGGATGTGCTTTTTCATTTTGAATCCCGTCATCCATTCAACTATCATAATGTGCCATATTATCTGGTATTGGGGATATTGTGTGGGTTTTATGCACGTTATTTTGTAGTAGTATCACAAAAGATTGAATATTTATTTCATAAATTATCCTGGAGCAAATTGCAGAAAGCCATACTTGGCGGTATTGTAGTATCCTTATTATGTGTTTTGCTACCTCCTTTATTCGGAGAAGGCTACTTATCTGTAAAGTCGCTGGCAAATGGAGATATCGGAGGTATAATGCAGCACACTCTTCTTCGGTTTATGCCATTAAAAGGTTGGATTATATTATTGTTTACGGGTTGTATCTGCCTGGTAAAGGTTTTTTCTACAGCCTTTACGATACACAGCGGTGGGAACGGAGGAAATTTTGCACCTTCTCTGTTTGCAGGCAGTTTCCTGGGATATTTTTTTGCAATGATTTGTACTCAGTTAGGTATAACTGACGTACCGGTAGTAAACCTGGTAATTGTAGGTATGGCAGGTGTAATGAGTGGCGTATTATATGCTCCCTTAACTGCTATATTTCTAATAGCGGAATCAAGCTCTGGCTATGACCTTTTTATTCCATTAATGATTGTAAGCACTTCATCTTATCTGATAGGCAAATGGTTTTCGCAAATTTCACCAGACCTGAAAGAGTTAGCAGACGCTGGAAAAATTTTTACTAATGAGCATGACAAGAATATATTATCTATACTTAAAGTAGAAGACCTCATAGAAAAAGATGTGCAGGAGATTGATATTCATTCTTCTTTACGACAATTGGTAGAACTGGTAAAATATGGTAAACGTAATATAGTTGCAGTAGTTAATCAGCATCATGTATTGGAAGGTATCATAACAATGGAGGATTTACGTCCAGTTATGTTTAATCATAATTTATATGATACTGTTACAGTTATGGACTTAATGAAAGAGGTGCCTGCTGCTATTCAATTAGAAGACAGTACGGTTAGCGTTTTACAAAAACTGGATGAAGTGAATGCCTGGGATTTGCCTGTTATAAAAGAAGGCCGCCTTATTGGGTTTATATCTAAATCAGATATTTTAAATCGTTACAGGCAATTACTACATGAATATTCTGATTTGGATAATTAA